Proteins from a single region of Methanocellales archaeon:
- a CDS encoding acetolactate synthase large subunit, giving the protein MVSKISGAEAFVECLRKENVEVIFGIPGGSLLPIHDELYDSSIRHILVRHEQCAAHMADGYARATGRTGVCMATSGPGATNLVTGIANAYMDSVPMVAFTGQVPTSMIGNDAFQEADITGITLPITKINYLIKNANHLPKTIREAFCIASTGRPGPVLVDIPKDVQITEIEFEYPKTFDLRGYKPTIEGHPLQIKRAIKAITDAERPIVYAGGGVIISNASEELRALAELTLTPVMTTLLGKGAFPENHPLSLGMVGMHGTKYANYAMTETDLIIAVGARFDDRVTGKLDAFAPNAKVIHIDIDPAEISKSVSVTIPIVGDAKSVLKEMIKGLREKPRIEWLKKIEEWKTEFPLRYDRSGKTLKPQFIIEQIHELCPDAIIATEVGQCQMWAAQYFKCTKPRSFISSGGLGTMGYGFPAAIGAKVGCPDKTVIDIAGDGSFQMTCQELATAVLNDVPVTVAILNNGFLGMVRQWQELFYDKRYAATYLGASPDFTKLAEAYGALGIEVRKPSEVKSAIEEAVTSDKPAVIDFKIDPEENVLPMVPAGAAINEIIDYEG; this is encoded by the coding sequence ATGGTGAGCAAAATTTCAGGGGCGGAAGCATTTGTTGAATGCCTGCGTAAAGAAAACGTAGAAGTCATTTTTGGAATTCCCGGGGGTTCACTCCTGCCAATACACGATGAGTTGTATGACTCGAGCATAAGACACATTCTCGTAAGACATGAGCAATGTGCTGCCCATATGGCGGATGGATATGCAAGGGCAACCGGGCGAACAGGAGTGTGCATGGCGACCTCCGGACCCGGTGCGACGAATCTTGTTACCGGCATCGCTAATGCCTACATGGACTCGGTACCGATGGTGGCGTTCACGGGTCAGGTGCCCACCAGCATGATAGGTAATGATGCTTTTCAAGAGGCGGATATTACGGGCATCACGCTTCCCATTACGAAGATAAATTACCTCATAAAAAACGCCAATCATCTGCCTAAGACCATAAGAGAGGCATTCTGCATCGCCTCCACAGGGCGACCTGGCCCTGTGCTTGTGGACATACCTAAAGATGTCCAGATTACGGAGATTGAGTTTGAATATCCCAAGACCTTCGATTTAAGGGGGTATAAGCCAACGATTGAGGGACATCCCCTGCAGATTAAACGAGCCATCAAAGCAATAACGGATGCAGAGCGCCCAATCGTCTATGCCGGTGGTGGTGTTATAATTTCTAATGCCTCCGAAGAGTTACGAGCATTAGCAGAGCTGACTCTTACCCCAGTTATGACTACCTTGCTGGGCAAAGGAGCGTTCCCGGAGAACCACCCCCTATCATTGGGAATGGTTGGCATGCATGGCACGAAATATGCGAACTATGCAATGACGGAAACCGATTTGATCATAGCAGTTGGGGCAAGGTTCGATGACAGAGTGACTGGCAAGCTAGATGCCTTTGCACCGAACGCAAAAGTCATCCATATAGACATCGATCCGGCTGAGATAAGCAAGAGCGTTTCAGTCACCATACCAATCGTTGGGGATGCAAAAAGCGTCCTTAAGGAGATGATCAAAGGGTTGAGAGAAAAGCCCAGAATAGAATGGCTCAAGAAGATCGAGGAATGGAAAACGGAGTTCCCCCTGAGATATGATCGTAGTGGTAAAACGCTTAAGCCGCAATTTATCATCGAGCAGATCCATGAGCTTTGTCCAGATGCCATTATCGCAACAGAAGTTGGGCAATGCCAGATGTGGGCAGCACAATATTTCAAGTGCACTAAACCACGAAGTTTTATATCATCTGGCGGGCTGGGCACGATGGGGTACGGTTTTCCAGCCGCCATAGGTGCCAAGGTGGGATGCCCTGACAAAACCGTCATCGACATCGCCGGGGACGGAAGCTTCCAGATGACCTGCCAAGAGCTTGCGACTGCAGTACTAAACGATGTTCCAGTCACGGTGGCAATTCTAAACAACGGGTTTTTGGGGATGGTGCGCCAGTGGCAGGAGTTGTTCTATGATAAAAGATATGCTGCCACATACCTAGGTGCAAGTCCAGATTTCACAAAGTTGGCTGAGGCATATGGCGCTCTCGGCATAGAGGTGAGGAAACCAAGCGAGGTAAAATCAGCAATAGAGGAGGCAGTAACCTCTGATAAACCCGCTGTCATCGATTTCAAGATCGATCCCGAGGAGAACGTGCTTCCGATGGTGCCGGCAGGT